In Chloroflexota bacterium, one DNA window encodes the following:
- a CDS encoding glycosyltransferase yields the protein MRILWLTPWFPYPPDNGIRIRLFNLLRALGTQHDITLLSFVREGERAAPEFLREVCRSVETVAWREYQPTRAQAVAGFLATTPRSIVDTYNREMDARVRQACATNSFDAIIASTLDVALYALKGTARVRVLEEHNCMTRWIQDKYRAHRGWLKRARYALTFLKYQQFERGVYARFDACTMVSELDARAARELLDYRKPLAVVPNAMDLEFYRATFSPQPNTLIFNGSLTYDANLDAMRFFAREIWSRIRADAPNATLRITGRANGASALNFDDGITLTGYLDDIRPAVGQAWACVAPLRTGGGTRLKILEAMALGTPVVTTAKGAEGLDVMHGENILIADTPAEFAAQTLALLRDANLRARLARNARQLVETHYSWERCGKQFEEFVRAQVAG from the coding sequence ATGCGAATTTTGTGGCTCACCCCGTGGTTTCCTTATCCGCCGGACAATGGCATTCGAATTCGGTTGTTCAATCTCTTGCGCGCGCTCGGCACACAACACGACATTACGTTGCTGTCCTTTGTGCGCGAAGGCGAACGCGCCGCGCCGGAATTTCTGCGCGAGGTTTGCCGCTCTGTCGAAACGGTCGCGTGGAGGGAGTATCAGCCCACGCGCGCTCAGGCAGTCGCCGGCTTTTTGGCGACGACGCCGCGCTCGATTGTGGACACGTATAATCGGGAGATGGACGCGCGGGTGCGCCAAGCGTGCGCGACGAATTCGTTCGACGCGATCATCGCGAGCACGCTGGATGTCGCGTTGTATGCGCTCAAGGGTACGGCGCGCGTGCGCGTGCTCGAAGAACACAATTGCATGACGCGTTGGATCCAGGACAAGTATCGCGCGCATCGGGGCTGGCTGAAACGCGCGCGCTACGCGCTGACCTTTCTCAAGTATCAGCAATTCGAGCGCGGAGTGTACGCGCGGTTCGATGCGTGCACGATGGTTTCCGAACTGGATGCGCGCGCGGCGCGCGAGTTGCTCGATTATCGCAAACCGCTCGCGGTGGTTCCGAACGCGATGGACCTGGAATTTTATCGCGCCACCTTTTCGCCGCAACCCAACACGCTGATTTTCAACGGCAGTCTGACGTACGACGCGAATCTGGACGCGATGCGCTTTTTTGCGCGCGAGATTTGGTCGCGCATTCGCGCGGACGCGCCAAACGCGACTCTGCGGATTACGGGTCGCGCGAATGGCGCAAGCGCGTTGAACTTTGACGACGGCATTACATTGACCGGTTATCTCGACGATATTCGACCGGCGGTGGGGCAGGCGTGGGCGTGCGTCGCGCCGCTGCGCACCGGCGGCGGCACGCGGCTCAAGATTTTGGAAGCGATGGCGCTTGGCACGCCGGTGGTGACCACCGCGAAAGGCGCGGAAGGATTGGACGTGATGCACGGCGAAAATATTTTGATTGCCGACACGCCCGCCGAGTTCGCCGCGCAGACGCTCGCGTTGTTGCGCGATGCAAACCTGCGGGCGCGGCTCGCGCGCAATGCGCGGCAGTTGGTTGAAACGCATTACTCCTGGGAACGGTGCGGCAAACAATTTGAAGAATTCGTACGCGCGCAGGTCGCCGGATGA
- a CDS encoding glycosyltransferase family 2 protein, producing MNPPNVVVVILTFNSARTIRECLDSLLALRAANVEIVVVDNQSTDATREIVQQNYPAVTLIANARNLGYAEGNNVGLRYALDRGAAFALVLNDDVVVAPEMLDELLAAADVHPNAALLGPLVYHHASPAMIQSAGGGQTRDWQFFHRGQNQRDEGQFRAVEPVGWLTGCAILARCDALARVGLFDTDYFMYWEDVDWCLRARRVGYRVLFVPQAKLWHKGVQVDYQPSPRVAYYSARNEFLLFRKHHAGGLATLRAFLRHARTVTSYTLRPRWRDRRLHRDALARALRDAVLRRVGATLAI from the coding sequence ATGAATCCGCCCAACGTCGTCGTCGTCATTTTGACGTTCAACAGCGCGCGGACGATTCGCGAGTGTCTCGATTCGCTCTTGGCGCTGCGCGCGGCAAATGTGGAAATCGTCGTGGTGGATAATCAATCCACGGATGCGACGCGCGAAATCGTCCAGCAAAATTATCCGGCGGTGACGCTCATCGCAAACGCGCGCAACCTGGGCTATGCCGAAGGCAACAACGTCGGTTTGCGTTACGCGCTGGATCGCGGCGCGGCATTCGCGCTCGTGCTGAACGACGATGTGGTCGTCGCGCCGGAGATGTTGGATGAACTGCTCGCCGCTGCGGACGTGCATCCCAACGCCGCGCTGTTGGGTCCGTTGGTGTATCACCACGCGTCGCCGGCAATGATTCAATCGGCGGGCGGCGGACAGACGCGCGATTGGCAATTTTTTCATCGCGGACAGAATCAACGCGACGAGGGACAGTTTCGCGCGGTCGAACCGGTCGGGTGGTTGACCGGGTGCGCGATCCTCGCGCGGTGCGATGCGCTCGCGCGCGTGGGTCTGTTCGACACGGATTATTTCATGTACTGGGAAGATGTGGATTGGTGTTTGCGCGCGCGCCGCGTCGGGTATCGCGTGTTGTTCGTGCCACAAGCGAAATTGTGGCACAAGGGGGTCCAGGTAGATTATCAACCGAGTCCGCGCGTGGCGTACTATTCCGCGCGCAACGAATTTCTCTTGTTCCGCAAACATCACGCCGGCGGACTGGCAACGCTGCGCGCGTTCCTGCGCCACGCGCGTACGGTGACGAGTTACACGTTGCGCCCGCGTTGGCGCGACCGGCGTTTGCATCGCGACGCGCTCGCGCGCGCGTTGCGCGATGCGGTGTTGCGACGCGTCGGCGCGACGTTGGCGATCTGA
- a CDS encoding glycosyltransferase family 4 protein has translation MTLRIGIDVRYLSHGLVGGVHTYVANLVPELLAQANGDAVFLYADTKRAFELRDVPPPVTVRWLPYRNPFSSVYNDWAMARWMARDQLDVAHFPANYGFAPRGVRAIITLHDAINVMPLWEIWRGHSKHPRTVVMMTYLHALSRAALSRTALILTVSEYAKREIARASACDPRKIAVVPEAPTTDLRRLDATQLDAVRQQYQLTKPFVLADGLKNPAVLVRAWRLLPDEIRARHQLVFFARTDRVLPIIHEAVSAGHARLLIRPPRQDLVALYNLAAAFAFPSWIEGFGLPMLEAMTCGAPVLASDRGAIPEVAGGAALIADAEDAATWARHLARVLSDPAEAQRLRDLGFARAAQFSWREAARQTRAWYAHVAERA, from the coding sequence ATGACTTTGCGAATTGGCATTGATGTGCGTTATCTTTCGCACGGACTCGTCGGCGGGGTGCATACCTACGTCGCGAACCTGGTACCCGAACTGCTGGCGCAAGCGAACGGCGACGCGGTCTTTTTGTACGCCGACACCAAGCGCGCGTTTGAACTGCGCGACGTGCCGCCGCCGGTCACGGTGCGGTGGTTGCCGTACCGCAATCCATTTTCGAGCGTCTACAACGATTGGGCGATGGCGCGGTGGATGGCGCGTGATCAACTCGACGTGGCGCACTTTCCGGCGAACTATGGTTTCGCGCCGCGCGGTGTGCGCGCGATCATTACTCTCCACGATGCCATCAACGTGATGCCGTTGTGGGAAATTTGGCGCGGGCATTCCAAACATCCGCGCACGGTCGTGATGATGACGTACCTGCACGCCTTGTCGCGCGCGGCGTTGTCGCGCACAGCGTTGATTCTGACGGTGTCCGAGTACGCCAAGCGCGAAATCGCGCGCGCGAGCGCGTGCGACCCGCGCAAAATCGCGGTGGTGCCGGAAGCGCCGACGACGGATTTGCGCCGGCTCGACGCGACCCAGTTGGATGCGGTGCGGCAGCAGTATCAGTTGACCAAACCGTTTGTGTTGGCGGATGGACTCAAAAATCCGGCGGTGTTGGTGCGCGCCTGGCGATTGTTGCCGGATGAGATTCGCGCGCGGCATCAACTCGTTTTCTTTGCGCGCACCGACCGGGTGTTGCCGATCATTCACGAGGCGGTCAGCGCAGGACACGCGCGTTTGTTGATACGACCGCCGCGACAGGATTTGGTTGCGCTGTACAACCTGGCGGCGGCATTCGCGTTTCCATCGTGGATCGAAGGTTTTGGTTTGCCGATGCTCGAAGCGATGACATGCGGCGCGCCCGTCCTCGCATCGGATCGCGGCGCGATTCCCGAAGTCGCCGGTGGCGCGGCGCTCATCGCCGATGCCGAAGACGCAGCGACGTGGGCGCGGCACCTCGCGCGCGTGTTGTCCGATCCGGCAGAAGCGCAACGTCTGCGCGACCTGGGTTTCGCGCGCGCAGCGCAATTCTCATGGCGCGAAGCGGCGCGGCAGACGCGCGCGTGGTACGCGCACGTGGCGGAGCGCGCATGA
- a CDS encoding glycosyltransferase family 4 protein produces the protein MRILIAVHGYPPTHNGGAERRAERTARALVAQGVQVRVLCIESVVDTPPQPSWDERDQDGVCVRRLALRAFDNHAQYRASYDNPQTGDAVKELIAEWRPDVVHLFSGYLLTASVLRVAAEQHIPTVVSLTDYWWICQRINLIRWDGARCDGPTPIGCARCHAEELRRYRVPARKFPRAADQLWRAVARVPALADQVGVPAQIARAETLMRLLGHARVMISPSQYLADQYIARGAPAERMRAWRQGVQLDQCVLRKPSPVLRVGYMGQMKRHKGVDLILDAWAQLRGEHPRELRLYGSAAGEDAYAHALRAQMRDLANVTWAGEFRGAQVWQVLADLDVLVVPSRWVENSPNTILEAQAVGVPVIGSNLGGVAELVQHERNGLVFRVDDARDLARQLQRLLDEPDLLPRLRNAETVFRTFEQEVNQLSGLYRELVLQSA, from the coding sequence TTGCGAATCTTGATTGCGGTGCATGGTTATCCGCCCACGCACAACGGCGGCGCGGAGCGACGCGCCGAACGCACAGCGCGCGCGCTCGTGGCGCAGGGCGTCCAAGTCCGGGTGCTCTGCATCGAGTCGGTCGTGGACACGCCGCCGCAACCATCCTGGGACGAACGCGATCAAGACGGCGTGTGCGTGCGGCGGCTCGCGTTGCGCGCGTTCGACAACCACGCGCAGTACCGCGCAAGTTACGACAATCCGCAAACCGGCGACGCGGTGAAAGAACTGATCGCCGAGTGGCGACCCGACGTTGTGCATCTCTTCAGCGGTTACTTGCTTACCGCGAGTGTTCTGCGCGTGGCGGCAGAACAACACATCCCGACGGTTGTGTCGTTGACGGATTATTGGTGGATTTGCCAGCGGATCAATTTGATTCGCTGGGACGGCGCGCGGTGTGACGGACCGACGCCAATCGGGTGCGCGCGTTGTCATGCCGAGGAGCTGCGGCGGTATCGCGTGCCCGCGCGAAAATTTCCGCGCGCGGCGGACCAACTTTGGCGCGCGGTCGCACGCGTGCCGGCGCTCGCCGATCAAGTTGGCGTGCCCGCACAAATCGCGCGCGCCGAAACGTTGATGCGCCTGCTTGGTCATGCGCGCGTGATGATTTCGCCGTCGCAGTACCTGGCGGATCAGTACATCGCCCGCGGCGCGCCAGCGGAACGCATGCGCGCGTGGCGGCAAGGTGTTCAGCTCGACCAATGTGTGTTGCGGAAACCATCGCCAGTGTTGCGCGTCGGCTACATGGGACAGATGAAGCGACACAAAGGCGTGGATTTGATTCTCGACGCGTGGGCGCAGTTGCGCGGCGAGCATCCCCGCGAGTTGCGTTTGTATGGCTCCGCCGCCGGCGAGGACGCGTACGCGCACGCGTTGCGCGCGCAGATGCGCGATCTCGCCAACGTGACATGGGCGGGCGAATTTCGCGGCGCGCAAGTCTGGCAAGTGCTCGCCGATCTCGATGTGTTGGTCGTGCCGTCGCGCTGGGTCGAAAATAGTCCGAACACGATTCTCGAAGCGCAAGCGGTCGGCGTTCCCGTGATTGGCTCGAATCTCGGCGGCGTCGCCGAGTTGGTGCAACACGAACGCAACGGTTTGGTTTTTCGCGTGGACGACGCGCGCGACCTCGCGCGACAATTGCAACGCCTGCTCGACGAGCCAGACCTCTTGCCGCGTTTGCGAAACGCGGAGACGGTGTTTCGCACTTTCGAGCAAGAAGTCAACCAGTTGTCGGGACTCTACCGGGAACTCGTACTCCAATCGGCGTGA
- a CDS encoding oligosaccharide flippase family protein, translating into MNNTSVSTEPRNEPIAASRRDLGVTILRNSVAITAGEWVAKVLNFVFTVYAVRLLGETGWGRYATVVAFVGLFGVFFELGMSQYVERTIAQDRTRARDLYWNVVVLRLILATIGIFVITSLSVIVGHDRELMIGVMLWTGTFAFASVLTPLANVLTANERFDLLTVLLLLAQLLNIGLSLLFLSLGAGFLGLLYTGYVVMPAQILLCVWAIRRLRLGGFQWRIDPKTWRPFIRASLPFALSSIALTYSFNVDTVMLGFFYSSGVVGWYNAAYKLVFNLTAITGGFQRAITPSFARENMTNPERVRNWSRLGIQGMLLIALPIAVGVSLLGTRIVDLLYGAAFAPSGLILSIIIWDVPLLTFNAFCGNLTTALGLERPASRIYLLSTLVGIALYVVLIPPFGMIAAAVITVFMDSLTATRFFMLLRNHIELDKITHKLALTTLSAGLMGGVVILTSSFELFIVILAGAATYGAFVLAFGLFNWSLFLATARRFVRR; encoded by the coding sequence ATGAACAATACATCCGTCAGCACTGAACCGAGAAACGAACCGATCGCCGCGTCGCGCCGCGATTTGGGCGTGACGATTTTACGCAATTCGGTCGCGATCACCGCGGGCGAATGGGTCGCCAAAGTTTTGAATTTCGTTTTTACGGTGTACGCCGTGCGTTTACTCGGCGAGACGGGCTGGGGACGGTACGCAACCGTCGTCGCGTTCGTCGGTTTGTTCGGCGTCTTTTTTGAACTGGGCATGTCGCAGTACGTCGAGCGCACGATCGCGCAGGACCGCACACGCGCGCGCGACCTGTACTGGAATGTCGTCGTCCTGCGTTTGATTTTGGCGACGATTGGGATTTTCGTGATCACGAGTTTATCGGTTATCGTCGGTCACGACCGCGAGCTGATGATTGGGGTGATGTTGTGGACGGGCACGTTTGCGTTCGCGTCGGTGCTAACGCCGTTGGCGAATGTGTTGACCGCGAACGAGCGTTTTGATCTCCTCACCGTACTCCTTTTGCTCGCGCAACTACTCAACATCGGGCTGAGTTTGCTCTTTCTCTCGCTCGGCGCGGGATTCCTGGGTCTGCTCTATACCGGTTACGTGGTGATGCCGGCGCAAATCCTGTTGTGCGTCTGGGCAATTCGCCGATTGCGCCTCGGCGGTTTTCAGTGGCGGATTGACCCCAAGACGTGGCGTCCGTTCATCCGCGCCAGTTTGCCGTTCGCGCTCTCGTCCATCGCGCTGACGTACTCGTTCAACGTGGACACGGTCATGCTGGGATTCTTTTATTCGAGCGGTGTGGTTGGCTGGTACAACGCGGCGTACAAATTGGTGTTCAATTTGACTGCGATAACCGGCGGTTTTCAACGCGCGATCACGCCGTCGTTCGCGCGCGAGAATATGACCAACCCCGAGCGCGTGCGTAATTGGTCGCGCCTGGGTATTCAAGGTATGTTGCTCATCGCGTTACCCATCGCGGTCGGCGTGTCGCTGTTAGGCACGCGCATCGTGGATTTGTTGTACGGCGCGGCGTTCGCTCCTTCGGGCTTGATTCTTTCGATCATCATTTGGGATGTGCCGCTACTCACGTTCAACGCGTTTTGCGGTAACCTGACAACGGCGCTGGGTTTGGAACGCCCCGCGTCGCGCATCTATTTGTTGAGCACGCTCGTTGGCATTGCGTTGTACGTCGTTTTGATTCCGCCGTTCGGGATGATCGCGGCGGCGGTCATCACGGTGTTTATGGATTCTCTCACGGCGACGCGTTTCTTTATGCTTTTACGCAATCACATCGAGTTAGATAAAATAACGCATAAACTTGCATTGACCACGCTATCGGCTGGCTTGATGGGTGGGGTGGTGATCCTGACGAGTTCGTTCGAACTGTTTATCGTGATCCTGGCTGGCGCGGCGACGTACGGCGCGTTCGTGCTTGCGTTCGGGCTGTTCAACTGGTCTCTGTTCCTCGCGACGGCGCGCCGATTTGTGCGGCGTTAG